The nucleotide window GGCAAATTTCCATTTCCAGAAGCTACTGCAACAACAGAAATTTTAGTTGCAGGTGAAAAAGGCGGCAAGCAAGCGCTGGTGCTTGTTGTCAGCGGTTTGATAGGAGGAGTTTATGATTTTATAATTGCAACATTTGGTTGGTGGAGTGAGACTTTTACCACAAGGGTTGTGGGTTTTGGTGAAGTGCTTGCTGATAAATTCAAACTTGTGTTTAGATTGAATGTTGGTGCAGCCGTGATGGGATTGGGCTACATAGTTGGTCTAAAATATTCTGCGATAATTGCTGCCGGCTCTTTCCTTTCGTGGTATCTGATTGTTCCTGTTGTTTCATATATTGGCGGAGGATTGACCGAGCCATTCGGGACGGGTGCAACAAAATTAATTTCTGCAATGAGTGCGGAAGAAATTTTCAGACAATACGTACGGCACGTTGGTATCGGCGGAATTGCAATGGCTGGCATCATCGGAATTATTCGCTCTTCAAAAATTATTAAGGGAGCAATTTCATTAGGCTTCAAAGAAATCTTTGAAAAGAAATCTTCTGCAAATGAAAACCTTCGTACGCAGCGTGATCTTCCAATGAAGATAATTGTTGTTGGAATAGTTGCTACGGCAATTTTGCTGTTTGTATTCTTCCAGGTTGGTGTTGTAAATAATCTTGGGTGGGCGTTAACAGGTTTGATCATTGTTATGATAATCTCATTTTTATTTACAACCGTCGCCGCCAACGCAATTGCAATTGTTGGAACAAATCCTGTAAGCGGAATGACATTGATGACACTTATCCTTTCATCAATTGTTTTAACATCCGTGGGATTAAAGGGTGAAGCCGGAATGGTTGCAGCCTTGATTATCGGTGGTGTTGTTTGCACTGCACTTTCAATGGCTGGTGGATTTATCACAGATCTAAAAATTGGTTACTGGCTTGGCTCAACTCCGCAGAAACAAGAAAGTTGGAAATTTCTCGGCGTACTTGTTTCTGCAGTAACAGTCGGATTTGTAATTAAGATATTGAATGAAACATACGGCTTTGTTGGTGACAATGCCCTTGTTGCACCGCAGGCAAACGCAATGGCAGCAGTTATTCAGCCCTTGATGGATCAGCAGCCGGCGCCCTGGATTTTATATATCGTTGGTTCAATTCTCGCACTTGTTCTAACAATGATCGGAGTTCCTGCACTTGCATTTGCGCTTGGAATGTACATCCCCCTTGAATTAAACACACCCCTTTTAATTGGCGGATTGATTGCTCACTATGTTTCCACAAGAAGCAAGAATGAAAAAATAAATACCGCAAGAAGAGAACGCGGAACTTTGATAGCCTCAGGATTTATTGCAGGCGGTGCGCTGATGGGAGTTATCAGTGCGTTCCTGCGATACCTTGGTTATAATTGGGTTAATCCCGAATGGTTTGAATCTCATTCAGCGGAGTTGATTGCGTTTGTAATGTTCGCATTGCTTTGCTCTTATATGATTTGGGATTCTATGCGAGGGAAACCGGAAGAAGATTAATTTGCAAGCAGGATAGGCAATTTAAAATGGTGCGTTGATTTATTTCAGCGCACCATTTTTATTTTGAGAAACTTCTGAATTATTCCTTTTGTCATTGCCGTTGCAGGTATTTGTTAACGATTAGAATAACAAACATCTCATCTCGATTGTCACCCTGAGCGTGCCTGTGGCTCTGCCATCGAAGGGTGGCAGAGGGAATTGTGTATTTTATTTTTGTTGTTGGATTAAATGGATTGGGATAACTCCAACTTAACCCAAATCCATTTGGCTGATTGAAAATTACTTTTACTGTTTTGGAATATTTGAAAGTTAAAAATATTTTGGCACGATATTTATCTCTCTCTGCATTGCGAGGAAAGATGAGCCGGATGTTAGTAATTATTGCTCTTCTTTATTTGCTGTATGAAACAAAAAAGGATTTCATACAACTACCTACTAATACAATCTTATCTTCATTCATACAATTTTATTTCCCAACCGGTTTTACATAGCTTAAGAAATTCTAATTTCTTTCCCTAAATTTTATTTTGATATAAAGGTAATTATGATGAAAAAAATATTAGTGTGTTGTCTGTTGTTAGTTGCAAGTAGTTTTTCTATTGCACAAAGTAAGTATGAAACTAAAGAAGAAAAACTACAGCAATTAAAAACCCGAGAAGATATAAAAGTAACTGAAGTTGAGAAAGACTTATTGAAACTTGAATACCCAAACGGTAAAGTAGTAATTAAAAATATAATCCGACTACCAACTACCCACCAACAACTTACAACAAACTTACTCCCCAACCTACGACAGCACAGTAATAGACTTAACAACAATAGACACAACTCTTTATTACCAGAAGTACAGCTTTTGGCAAGAGGTACCTATTCACAATTCGGATTTTGACTACCTGAGAATTGGCGATGTTAATAAAAATGGTAAACCAGAACTTTACGGTACAAGAAAATTTTTTCCAATCTGATTTTGAACCTATTACGGTATATGAATTGAATAATTCTGAAATCTTTGAAGATGTTTTTCAGTATGATTCTGTTTTTATAGCACGAAGTATACACGATGTAGATCTGGATGGAAGAGAAGAAGTTCTGTTAACGTTGCCACCTCTATTTGGGATAGGTAATCAACAAAGATTTTTCTCTAAAGAGAATGATACTTCATTAGCAACACAACTAAATTTCATTCTTGATTATGAGTCATATCAGCTTGACGATATTACTTTAGGTGATTTTGATGGTGATAGCTATACTGATATGTTGTTTGACCATTCAGGATACCCCGATTTTCATATCCTCGAATATAATCCCGTTACTAATAACTTCGATTCTGTTTATCGCT belongs to Ignavibacteriales bacterium and includes:
- a CDS encoding oligopeptide transporter, OPT family encodes the protein MSEHTTNQIKGLPENAYSELKPGEEYKPLMPANQSPKEITPYSVIWGLLMAVLFSAAAAYLGLKIGQVFEAAIPIAIIAVGLSAATKRKGALGENVIIQSIGQNSGLIVAGAIFTIPALYILKLEAHFYQIFLASAFGGIIGILFLIPFRKYFVAEMHGKFPFPEATATTEILVAGEKGGKQALVLVVSGLIGGVYDFIIATFGWWSETFTTRVVGFGEVLADKFKLVFRLNVGAAVMGLGYIVGLKYSAIIAAGSFLSWYLIVPVVSYIGGGLTEPFGTGATKLISAMSAEEIFRQYVRHVGIGGIAMAGIIGIIRSSKIIKGAISLGFKEIFEKKSSANENLRTQRDLPMKIIVVGIVATAILLFVFFQVGVVNNLGWALTGLIIVMIISFLFTTVAANAIAIVGTNPVSGMTLMTLILSSIVLTSVGLKGEAGMVAALIIGGVVCTALSMAGGFITDLKIGYWLGSTPQKQESWKFLGVLVSAVTVGFVIKILNETYGFVGDNALVAPQANAMAAVIQPLMDQQPAPWILYIVGSILALVLTMIGVPALAFALGMYIPLELNTPLLIGGLIAHYVSTRSKNEKINTARRERGTLIASGFIAGGALMGVISAFLRYLGYNWVNPEWFESHSAELIAFVMFALLCSYMIWDSMRGKPEED